The following are encoded in a window of Vicia villosa cultivar HV-30 ecotype Madison, WI unplaced genomic scaffold, Vvil1.0 ctg.000655F_1_1, whole genome shotgun sequence genomic DNA:
- the LOC131630168 gene encoding F-box/FBD/LRR-repeat protein At5g56420-like, translating into MSSGRSIPTEDRISDLPESILCHILSFLPTKAAATTMILSKRWKPVWLSVLILNFDDKEFNDFETFHKFVYSTMFSLRDKKTSIQSFTLKLCFYSRFKQRELNRIFKFVLQRGVKNLNFDLSGKSHCIKLPPCIISCKTLQVLRLENIKMWDFDQVNFPCLKTMYLNYVDFKSPKYFAKFLYGCPILEDLNAKSRTFQKSIDPMENLNALPNLVKVRICYNTDILMSLVCKTRILHIEQIWGMTWKPLPMFHNLTHMELTFWLSLLKRECRSLIEILPNFPNLQHFNIKFIFLNSNGATYICSECSKVVPPSPTIATECLSSQLKTFSIQCSTDTENINNCEFQFVKYIMQHSKVLETVRVKSTRLKTNQMFMKLSSCTRSSPTCKLLFG; encoded by the exons ATGTCTTCTGGCCGTTCAATTCCTACGGAGGATAGAATTAGCGACTTGCCGGAGTCAATTCTCTGCCACATTCTCTCCTTCCTTCCAACCAAAGCCGCTGCAACCACAATGATTCTCTCAAAGAGATGGAAACCGGTATGGCTCTCTGTCCTTATTCTTAACTTCGATGACAAGGAATTCAATGACTTTGAGACATTTCACAAGTTTGTTTATTCAACCATGTTCTCTTTGAGAGACAAAAAGACTTCGATCCAATCGTTTACCTTGAAATTATGCTTCTATTCTCGCTTCAAACAAAGAGAATTGAATagaatttttaaatttgtgttgCAACGAGGAGTCAAGAATCTTAACTTCGACTTGTCTGGTAAATCACATTGTATCAAATTACCTCCTTGCATTATCAGTTGTAAGACGCTTCAGGttcttaggttggagaacataaAAATGTGGGATTTTGACCAAGTGAATTTTCCTTGTCTCAAAACTATGT ATTTAAATTATGTTGATTTCAAATCTCCTAAATATTTTGCAAAGTTTCTATATGGCTGCCCTATTCTAGAAGATTTGAATGCGAAATCACGTACCTTCCAGAAATCAATCGATCCCATGGAAAACTTGAATGCTTTACCTAATTTGGTCAAAGTAAGGATTTGTTATAATACGGATATTCTGATGTCTTTGGTTTGTAAGACGAGAATTTTGCATATAGAACAG ATATGGGGCATGACTTGGAAACCACTTCCCATGTTTCACAATTTGACTCACATGGAACTTACTTTTTGGCTTAGCTTACTGAAGAGGGAGTGCAGGTCGTTGATAGAAATACTCCCAAATTTTCCCAATCTTCAACATTTTAACATTAAGTTCATATTTTTGAATAGTAATGGTGCAACATATATTTGTTCTGAATGTTCGAAGGTTGTTCCACCCAGTCCCACCATTGCTACAGAATGTCTTTCCTCACAGCTTAAAACATTTAGCATTCAATGTTCCACAGACACAGAAAACATCAACAATTGTGAGTTCCAATTTGTAAAATATATTATGCAACATTCAAAAGTACTAGAGACTGTGAGAGTCAAAAGTACCCGCCTTAAAACGAACCAAATGTTTATGAAGTTATCTTCATGCACAAGGAGCTCTCCAACATGTAAACTTTTATTTGGTTGA